The sequence below is a genomic window from Setaria italica strain Yugu1 chromosome IV, Setaria_italica_v2.0, whole genome shotgun sequence.
CAACACGGCATCAGATACAggtcaaaattcaaatttaaccAAAGGGCAGTAAAGTGACACGTGACAGAGCATAGATCGAACGAACCCTCGAGCTTGTTGGACGTCTCCTCATCGATCTCGCACCCGAACCCGAAGTAGCGCTCGCACGAGACGTTGTAGATCTTCCTCTTCGCCTCCTCCTCGCTGCGCCAGAGAAAAAACATCGTCAGATTACTTCCCAAAACCCAACCCACTCCTCTGTTTAAAGGCGGGGCTACATGGTAGCACGCGCCGTACCTTCCGAGGACCTTGGCGAGCGTCTGGACGTAGCAGTCGATCATCTGCTGCTTGTTGGCGCCCTCCCCGCCGGGCTTGTCCATGACGATGAGCCAGTGCTCGTAGTCGCAGCCGGGGAACAGCGGCGCCATCTCGGTGGGCGCGCggtccccgcccccgccgccggaccgCATCGGGGAGTACCCGTCCCCGCCCGGCCGACGCGCCATCCCGCGAGGGAAGCCGAGGCGGgaggccgccgcgacggcggctgAGCGCAGCAGCATGGACTGCTCGGCGGAAGCCGCCCCCGCCGCaggcgcgcggcggaggagcgaggagagggaggaggaggcgcggctggAGAGGAGcctccgcgcggcggcggcggcggcggcggcggccatggttgTTAAACCCTAGCGGCGCTGCGGGAGTGGGAGCTGGGGAATGGGGGATGCGAGGTCTGTTCCGGTGTGGAAGGCGGATTTGAAGGTGCGTGGCGGCGAGGTTTGGGCCCGTTGGGATTACGTTTCCATGGGCCTGCAATTGGGCTTCATGGGCCGGATGGAGCACCAGCGAAGCCCAGTTGGCAACAATACTGAGCCCAAAAGGCGGTGTGGCACCCGTGCATTCTTTTCTGATGACGATTTCTGACGCCGAGGAGCTCTTCCTGCCGAAAAGGTTGTCCGGCCGCGCCGAGCTGTCAGGCCGGACGGCGACGCGAGCGGCTCCGGCGGCTGACTGCTCCGCCAAGGCACCTTTTTCACGGTCACGGCCACttcccttccccgccgccgtcatGCACGGTTTCCTCTCTGCTGGGCACGGACGAAGCGCGCGCCGTGCGCGTGACTTGTTACTCCAGGCAGGGCAGCGATGTGTTGCTGCTCGCCCGTACCTGTTCGCAGGTTGGGAGTTGGGACTTTGGGAGGATCGTTGGGTTCGTTGGTGGTTAATTTGTTGCAATGTTGGCCATCCATTTTTACCGTTGTTTATCACACCATCTATACTCCGAGTTAGTAGGTTTCACATCCACTTTATTTGAATTCTTAACTCAGTATACATACGAAAGCAAGACGCGTCTAATGATTTCGTCAATTTTAAGATTTACCAGTCCAACCTCTCGAAATGCTCACACGGGATGGTTTTACTAGGGTGAGTATGCGTGCACGCATGTAAACCTCCGCATGTACTGTGATTAAAAAATACGAGCACCATATCAAGTTGGAAATTCAAACCTAGGTGAACATATTTTACTGAAAAATATAACCTGACTTGTAACATTGTAGGAGAATAAAGAAATATAAATTAGTGAATTATTTCtacatataaaatatattgTAAGAATTATTTTTGTGTTAATTTGGCCCTTAGGGCGAGTTGGTTTCATGCAAATGCCTTAGCCGGAGTGATTAAGGCATAAAATTAAGTACTACACTACCAATTCAGGCAAAATATATGCAAACTTGGTACTTGTATTTTTAATTTCATTTCAGTACAACACATATTAGCGCAGCCTATTAATATTGGTTCAATCGACCACAAACATCAGGTAGGAGTGAGCCGGGCTCACCTCGTCAGGGAAACAAACGCACCCTAAACTGAGAGTTCATACTCTGGCTGCGAGAGAGATGCGCAAAGGGACTAGGGACCCATAAAATTGCCCAGCAAGTTCTGCCCCGACGAGCCTCGCATTTCGGTCCTTGTCACCGATGCAACGTTGCGATCCCATCATTTCTCCGGCCAGTCCTCTCGAGGGTGGCCCAACTGGACTGGCCGGGTACCTTTCTTGATGGAAGCAAAACACACGGCCTTCTTCACACCAAACCGATGCCGTAGCAGCTTACTACCATTCATCTATGTGTTGTTGTAACCTTGTGTGTGAGAGACAGAGCAGCAGTAGTAGCAGACCTTTGTGCCATGCCTCACCGAACCAATGCCGTTGCAGGAATGGACGACGTGACAGCGGCGCATACCGGCAACGCTGTTCCGAATTCAGAGTCGTCTTGTTGATGTTCTAGGCTTCTATTCCACCATCGTTTTCTTCCCGTTCAGTACCCGCTCCATAGATGATAAGATGTGACATTGAGTACTAGATGACGGATACCTGCCTACCATGCATCACTGTATCAGAAGCAGGACCGGTTCGATCATGCCACAAAACAGGGCTGAAGAAATTAAACAGCATTTAATCTGTTTTCAGTCATGAATTTACAGAGATTTTTGCAAATCCCAATTAAGTTACTACATACACACCACAAGGCATCAATTATTTCTCcccctttcttcctttttctctcaAATAcagaaacacacacacacacacacacatatatacacTGTGTATACATATTATTAAGCCCCTAAACAGGAGATTAagattaaaaaacaaaaacttttAGCTTCACACCACAACGCTAATAAACGCGTTGGGTGGTGGAGAGGCAAGCAGCCAGACACTACAAACCGAGACAAATACATGATGATGCTTATTCCCTTTTTCACATATCAATCTCGATTGCTACTACACTACCCAAGCTAGCTAAAATTCAAACCCTACCTATGTTTCTATCTCCTTTTCAGATTATGTCTACACATACTTGACAAACTTTGTCAATATATTGGCATGTACAGATGATATCTTTCGTCTACATTATTGTGTATGCTTGTATACACAGCTATATGTAACAGGGGCTATACCTAGCTGTATCTGGTGACCTACCACCCAGTAGCTGATTTTTGGATCACTTCACTCCTCAGACCTGACTGATGAGCAACACGCATTGTGCAAGCTGAAGAGTGAAGTGCAGGCTGATGATGTGTGCGTTGCACTTGCACCGGGTGTGTCTGCTAGCTAACCGTAGAAGGGGGCGCGGTGGGGGATGCCCTTCCTCCTGGACGGCCGGCACCGGTTGATCGGCGGCGTGCCCGGCGTGATCGGCCTCCCGTTGTTGGACCTGCTGCCTTCGTCGTCGGAccaccggatccccggccggTCGAAGCGGCCGAGGTCGAACCCGGCCATCCTCCGGGGCTTCTTGGGGCTGAACGAGTCGTCGGAGCCGGACCCGTCGTCGCCGGAGCCCTGCCCACGCTTCGGCCGAATGGCGAACGTCAGGCTCGGGTCCCACTGCATCCCTCCCAGCTGAAAATCACACACACGGCAGGAACAGGCCATTCGTCGATCAGCGAATCATTGCAGGTGGTTTAATCAAGACACTAGAAATGAGACTGATTAGCGGAATAATGAAATTTGGCTCTGCATTTTCCACGGCCACAAGAGTAGCTGTCGAAGGGAATCGGTGAAGTGAGCTGATGAGGACGTGTGGAAAATTAAAAGAAGAGGAAAGGAAGCTAAGCCCTCCATGATGGAGCGTATTGTTATCCATGGATCTGTCGTCATTGCACTAAGTGCAAACATGGAGCACATCAACTCCTTGTCCAACTGACGTCGATTAGCTTTCCTGCTCTTTCTAGAGCTTGCAAATGAAATCACATAATGACCTCCTCTAGTTCTGAAAAGACAGTCTCAAAACCAACAGGCAGCATTGCATATGCCTAGCCAATGGTTTCACACTGAAATAGACATCACCAGTATTCCTCTCTCTATGAATGGTCCGCTTCGGATGCAAAAAAGCAATTCACATATTTTTAATTTGCAGGAAAGAATGCAGTTCACAACGAGAGATATTATGGGTAATTCAGGTGTTTCATGACCTAATTAACCCTTACCATCAGACTAAACCACACTCTTTTCTCTTTGGTAAACCAGCAGATACCACTAAGATTTGCAAGAATCAACAAAACCATACTTGTGATAGCTATATATGCACCCCAAACCCGACAAACAAACAAGGTGATTTGGTAGAACATCACTTCCAAAGAAAGTCAACTTTATCCGGATAACGCACACTCTTTCCATCCTTTCTAAGTGATAGGGGGTTAACTATATAACCTATTCTTcttaaaagaaaaagggaaacgAAAAAGAAGTGCATTCTTGATGGAAGATCCTGAGTAGCTGATGTCTCAAGTCTACCTACTCCCCTGAAAGCAGCTTTATTCTAAACTAGAACAGTGAGAGCTCCAACTCCTAGGGCAACTTTATACATAGTGTGCCTAGTGCAAAAATCAGATAGATTAATAGTTTACTAAGGCAAGCTTAGTTTCTTGCTTGCTACATTTGGGTAAGATGCcattgttaatttttttttgcagggatTGTGATTTGAGCCTGAGTGTGTTGCCTACATTCTTGCAAGTGATCCATGTATGGTCTGGCCTCTATTTGAAGCACCATTCTTGATGGAAATGGGCTATAGAATGGGAGGCATGTGGACCCATTTTGGCTGCATTGAACGGCTGTGCACGTAACAACGCACCCAAATTTCAAAGGGCAATAATTGAGACAATATCCGCAGAATGtcacaggaaaaagaaaaccctAGAAAACCATACTTACCATGCACATATGGCATGGTGAGGGGGCAAACCTTTTGAAATGCAAGAATTTTGCAGAAAAACAAGTTCTCACTAGAATCTCAATAAGAAGCTCTGGAGTTTGCAGACGGTTCCAAAATGTGATCATAAGCGCTACCTTTTTCTGGAGGGACCACAACTGTTTGGAGCCTGGGGGACTTTATTAGTTCCTAACATAATAAGTCTATATGCTACGAGAAAGCTACTGGTTGTACCTTCCTCAGCACAAATTAATGTATAGTATCAAAGAAGTTACTCTAAATTAATTGTTTTTCTTCTCGCCTTAACGAAAAAGGAGAAAGTTTTCTTAGGGCTCCTGATGAACCT
It includes:
- the LOC101755945 gene encoding multiple organellar RNA editing factor 2, chloroplastic, with amino-acid sequence MAAAAAAAAARRLLSSRASSSLSSLLRRAPAAGAASAEQSMLLRSAAVAAASRLGFPRGMARRPGGDGYSPMRSGGGGGDRAPTEMAPLFPGCDYEHWLIVMDKPGGEGANKQQMIDCYVQTLAKVLGSEEEAKRKIYNVSCERYFGFGCEIDEETSNKLEGLPGVLFVLPDSYVDPEYKDYGAELFVNGEIVQRPPERQRRVEPVPQRTADRPRYNDRTRYARRRENQR